A region of the Cucurbita pepo subsp. pepo cultivar mu-cu-16 chromosome LG14, ASM280686v2, whole genome shotgun sequence genome:
ATAGAGGTATGAACCAGCATGGACCAAGAGAGAGCTTGAGTGAGAGCCGAAGCGTGGACGTTGTTCCGCTAAACCATTCGTCTCACCCATATCCGCCGAGCGTCGGGAGAATACTAACAGGGCCATAGCCATGAGAATGAGACGCCACCAGTTGCTTTTTTTCCATATGTTTGCCCTTTGTTGTTTATGATCTTATTCTGGCGTTAACTGCGTTCGTTCTAACGTCGCCGTCAATACATGTacaaatatgatatgaaccaccTGGTTTTATTTGTTACACAGGATGTATCTTTACAATGTAATTCAAATACTTGAAATATAAGTATTAATTAGCAACAACTCTTCTAGTGAATACAGATATATCAGTTCTAATGAAATCATCAAAAGTTCATAAGTTCATAGTTTTGAAGTGGGAAGATGTCTTTTACAACTTGGTGGGTATCATATCCAAGCACTAGAGgtaaccaaattttgattcaACCAGCCGAGATATAGAGCCCCATCCCTTTCTTCAAGCGTGTACTTATCACTGTAGTTCTTTAGCAGTGCCTCAATGGTAGCATTGACAAAAGGGCTTAAAGGGTGTGGCTTAAACCCCGCCATGAGGAACCGTGATCTCCATTTTCCGAGAAGTTCATGACGTTCAACTCTTTCGGCTCCTTCACAGGCAACTATGTTTACGATGTCGCGAGCTAAACAGTGCTGCTCCACGTTGATTCGCTCCTTGTGATCTCTTGGGAGGGTAACATCTATGGATTCGAAGATAGCTgtgtaatattttaatgtctGGAGGAAACGGGAATAAAAAGGAGCTGTATTGTTGTTCGACTCGTGCTCGACGACTGTCACAACTTTTGGAGACAAGCTCTTGACCAGCCGCAAGATTCGATCCCGGTGATTCTGACTGCCAACGCTTTCGTCGGGCATATGATGCAGCACCAAGGTAAAACTCACAGCAATGGCTTCACCTGGTTGAACTTTAAGATCTTCGCGTTGAATTTCAGAAGCAGAGCCTGCAATTCCACGGAACTCAAAGGGTACCATTAACGACTCCGCCAAAAGCGACAACCTTTTCCCTACAATCTCGAGCCCCCCTCCTCGAGCAAAAGCGGAAGTGGAATCATCTATGCCTGTAATGGTAACTTTCGGGGGTCCTCCGGGTCGATTTGCAAGAGCTTGCATCAATGTAATCCATTGATTTCCCTGTGCTATCTGGAAATCAATTATGTGAACTCTATTTTCACCTTTAATGGCTTCAGCAATTGCCCCATTTGCTGAAAGGTATCCAAACTTGAAATAAGGGCAAATTTCATAGAGAATGTGCATGTATGAGAGCATCTCAGTACCTATAGGCTCTTTACATCTTAAGGCTTTGCAGATAGAATTGCCTGAAGAGGCTGTCCTTGCAATAAGTGCCTCTAACAAGTAAGCTCCTAAACGCTGGATTGGCTCACCCGAAACCGAGACCATTCCACGTAGCTCCGACACCAACCATTCACCAGTCAACATATCGTTTTCCCCTATTGCTCGTGCACAAGCACAAAGCATCTCTTTCAAATCCTTTCTCGACATTATCTCAGCCACATCTTTCCACCCTGCTTCTTGCACAGGCAATACAGGATCGACTGGATTAGCGACCGAGTAGATGTCAAACCCATCGGTATCCGGTCCAAGCATTGCAGTCTCCAATTCCCTGATTTTGTGCCTTAAGTCATCAGCAGCATCATCTGTTAAACAAGATCTACTGATAGGTGAGCCACAGTTATTGTCGGGAGAATAATACGGGTCTAACGAGTACGAATGGCACTCTTGGTGTGAAGAAGGGCTTCCATTCGACGTGAAGCTAGCAGTCGAGGAAGAATTTTGAGGAGGGTAACCACTAGTTCCCGAGGATGACTCGAGGTTGCAGTACTGTTTGAAAGCCTCAGATGGTAAGTGATTTTGTTCGAATACATCATCAGAGTACAAGCCACCTCCATGGTTCATAGGAGGCCAGTAACACGACCCAGGTTCTTGCGGTGGCTGTTCGTAGAACCTAT
Encoded here:
- the LOC111810788 gene encoding scarecrow-like transcription factor PAT1, with protein sequence MQESSRKKVPNQSHRFYEQPPQEPGSCYWPPMNHGGGLYSDDVFEQNHLPSEAFKQYCNLESSSGTSGYPPQNSSSTASFTSNGSPSSHQECHSYSLDPYYSPDNNCGSPISRSCLTDDAADDLRHKIRELETAMLGPDTDGFDIYSVANPVDPVLPVQEAGWKDVAEIMSRKDLKEMLCACARAIGENDMLTGEWLVSELRGMVSVSGEPIQRLGAYLLEALIARTASSGNSICKALRCKEPIGTEMLSYMHILYEICPYFKFGYLSANGAIAEAIKGENRVHIIDFQIAQGNQWITLMQALANRPGGPPKVTITGIDDSTSAFARGGGLEIVGKRLSLLAESLMVPFEFRGIAGSASEIQREDLKVQPGEAIAVSFTLVLHHMPDESVGSQNHRDRILRLVKSLSPKVVTVVEHESNNNTAPFYSRFLQTLKYYTAIFESIDVTLPRDHKERINVEQHCLARDIVNIVACEGAERVERHELLGKWRSRFLMAGFKPHPLSPFVNATIEALLKNYSDKYTLEERDGALYLGWLNQNLVTSSAWI